The genome window agaccagcagttgcaattacaccagaccagcagttgcaatcatatttttttaacaaaatttccagagttattcagtacttgcaatcacatcagagcaactcagcagttgcatccacaccacaccagcagttgcaattacaacacaccagcagttgcaatcattgtgtttacatttttaacagatatttgggtagaattatacagcagttgcaatcacacctaatgcgaGGGACatggaggcgcgcggcggcgcggagaCATGGAGGCACGCGacggcgcggggacagggaggcgctcggcggcggtgggGAAGAGGGTggcgctcggcggcggtgggggagagggtggcactcggcggcggtgggggagagggtggcgcggggacagggaggcgcgcggcggcggggggCAGGAAGGCGCGCATACAGGAGGCCGAGGCGTGCTCGAGGTGTTATTGCaggtgggtgcattcaatatagagaatgcacccaggtgcattttagtgtcgtcgtatatatatatatatatatatatgagcaaACAAAAGTCTATCCTGTAGATGATGCAGCCATGCAGGCTGAACATAAGACAGATCCCAGTAAATTGAAGAAAATAATGCATTGATTCTAGTGACTGAACAAATCCAAGAACAGGCAGCCATGCACAAGCAGTGAAAAGGCATAGAGAAATTAGTTTGCAATTGTAATATCAATATATTTGGTAAAGGTATTTGGAACCAAAgtatttttagagttttgaagtACAACCATGAAGAATAACATAATATTTTTTAACAAAAGGTGTTTGGTTACATCGTAAAAAACTCTGTTTTAAATATTATGGTTTTATAAATACCATGATATTTTAGAAGTATTTGAAACTCTACTATAATCCAAATTTTTTTTTCATAACTAGTTTTACACATGTATATTAAATATTATAATTTGAGATACTTTGTCTTCAAACATATATTACAAAGAGATGTAAAAAAATACTACGGTTGTGCTATGATATCTTAAAACCGTAATATTCTTCAAAACACGCCGTGAGCAGGATTTGTTTCTTCAAAACCTACTTTGCTTCCAAACACGCCGTGAGCAGGATTTGTTTAGACCCGTAAGAATCCTTTAATCCAGATACAAGAGCTCGTTTCACTTCAGTAGAACAAAAAAAGATACCCAACACAAACGGTAGTGTGGCAATAAAACAGCGGTTCCAATTTCTCGTAGCATCAGGTTTACAATTTTAAGCAAATCTCTTTATATCCTATGCTGCAAATCAACCGGCATCCTTATTCTACTCAACCATTCTCAGTTTCTCACAAACAACAGCAACAGCAAGAAGAAAGAAATAAAGAATACACATCCCACGTGTATCAGAACATGACGAAAATCCGGATTGCTATATGCAGGCACGCATAATTATGTCTAGAAACAGCTCAAGTGGTAGGAGCGAGCATCTGGCAATGGCAGGGTGCAGTCTTTGATGCAATACCATGTCAGTCGGAGTGTCCACTCCAAGATCAGGAGTAGAGTGGGCGGTCGGTCCAGGCGCCCGCGACGTGGCCGTTCTCGCAGACGTAGGCGCGCACCACAGGCTCGCCGTCGTCGTGGTAGCCGTAGAAACTGCGGAGGCAGAAAGCCGAGTAGAGGTCCCAGGTCTCTTTGCAGCCGCAGAAGGCGCATTCGACGGCGACGGTGGGGCGGCGCGTGTCCCTGAGCGCGCGCCGGACCTGAGACCGGGCGAAGTTGTGGAACACGCCGCGGAAGACCATGTACTTGCGTCGCTCCTCCTTGTGCACGCACCCGGGCCAGTCGCAGAGGTATAGCCGGTCGCCGCGGAAGCGGCTGGCAAGGAGCTTGTTCCCCTGCTCACGGCTCAGCGTCCAGGACCCCGATGCCAGGTGCGCGCCGACGGTGCCCAGCCACCGCCGCGGATGCAGTCGGCTCCCGGCCACCACGCCGCGCCGGGCGACGCCGCATGAGACAGCATTTGTGGTCGTTGCTTCCTCCACGTCGCGGATCGCCGCCACGGGCGCGGGCGGGGCGGGTTCCACAGCCGCAGCGGCAGGCGGGATCTGCAGCTCGGACGAGCAGTCGTATGCCGCGTCCAGGTACAGGTCGTCGTAGAGCGACCACGCGGCGACGTTGGCAGATTCGCCGGCGCGGGGCGCGCTCCCGGCCGCGACGATGGTTCCGCTGTGGCGGGAGGTGGCCGTGGCCTCgaacccctcggcggaggaggcgtcgGTGCGGGCGTAGATGGGGACGTCAGGCCCGATGTCGAGATCGAGCCCGAAATCGTCGGTGGGCTCGAGGAGCACCCCGGCGCGGAGGAGCCCCGGGCAACAGAcggagagcttgtggagcgccgccCAGGCCGCGGGCGCCCCGTCCGGTGACGGCGCGGGGAGGAGCTCGGCGGGGAGCGCCCGCGACAGTCGCGGCGGGAGGCAGGCCGCCCGGAGCAGAGCGGCGAGGCGCGGGGACGCGCAGGAGGCCCGCGCCCAGTCCCGCGGGTCCGCCTCGAGCCGTCCCAGGATCTGTAGCAGCACGTCATCCGCCAGAGCGGACAGCGGCGACGACCCCTCCTCCGGCGTCCTCTTGACGCGCGCGCTTTCGCCCTCCTCCGCCTGCTGTTCGTCCATGGCGATCGGCAGGGTGATTTGTTTGATGCTTCCGCGGAGGTAGGAGACAGTGGATTGTTTATTTGGTCCTTTTTTCCCCTTCCTTTCGGCTGcgatctttttttttcttttgataATATTCGGTGGCGAACTGGGGATTGGTGTTTTGGATGGTGGAGGATTTTGTGGTGGTGATGTAATCTAGCTACACCAATTATTTTGTGCGGTTGCAACGTGTGGACGCCCGTTGCGCCTGCAGTGTTTGTTGGCAGCtgttagggcttgtttgggatcaaaggtaATGGAGTGGATTGAGGGGGCTAGAATCCCCTACTACTTAATTTTGAATAGTGAGGGATTatagccccctcaatcccctccattaccctttgttccaaacaagcccttaggggTGGAGGGGAGCCCGGCTCGCTGTGGCTCGGTCAGGCAACgagctataggtgtacattcgggccgctcGGCTTGACCCGGACCAAGTCTGAAAAGGCTCGTATTGTTTAAATTTCGGGCCGGTTCAGCCCGTTTGAATTTTGGACCGTGCTGGGCCGGCTcatgggcctagccctcggcccacggtctggcccgtaattgcttaaacgtgccgggctcatttcgggcgacccgaaattataaaagcccgaaatttacattaggaaattcaatttttggcccgaatttcagtttttggcccgaaattcacatcagagcccgaaattcaaaacaaatttaataaaacaaataaaagataagacaaataaatttgaccaaaagcaaacttaatatttgtattaagttactagagctatgcaatgactacctcgtttacaaatcattttgttagaaagaaaagagtataatcagctctaaataaagttcgtaagttcagtttattatctaatgttcataataaaaataaaattacatcacatactctaattcaaagctacaaaaaacatctaactaacattatctatagctttgtgttctttatcaagtacatgaaagtgtggaatgaagtgtgattttaataaatatatgggtctttttgtgcctctatatgggtcatttcgtgcctgccttaaacgggtcgtgctcgtgcccgcccatggccgtgacctcggcccaaacccggcccgatatatcgggccgtgccgtgcctgggctgtGCTTTTTTTtaccgtgcttcgggccggcccatcaggcccggcccaaatgtacacctatacaacGAGCCAAGCTCGGCTCGTCCATCTGGCGAGCTCGGAAAAGCGACTCGGTTCGGCTCGCTTCTAACTCGCGAGTCGTTTCATCGAGCCAACGAGTTTAGGCATAAACGTAAATCTactctctaaattataatataaaatcttaaaaatattttaaataacatattttaaattagtaaaacagatatatcactaatataatatagaaaatagattatttttatagtaatctcaaataacataaattaattATCTACTCGATActaatattatatgctaattaaGATTTTATGCAATAAATTATTGTTGGgtcgagccacgagccagctcgcgagctgcaccgaatcgagccgagctggctcgctcttttTATGAGCCACTAaaacaggctcggctcgggctcgttctGAGCGTGAGCTGGTCCGAGCCGGCTCGTCGAGTTCGAGCTTTTTTCCAGCCCTTTGCAAATAGTGGTAGGTGACTAATGTACTGACCACATTATTTTTTAGTTAACATGAACCACATTATTTTATTGAAAACTAAATACAATTAATTACATAATCAAACAAATAAATTTTACATAATtcaaaaaataaaattacataaattttaaaaaaaataattaataaaaataaCAAACACGACAGGAAATTGATCAACTTTCAGTAGTGTTAGTAATTTTTGGTAGTT of Zea mays cultivar B73 chromosome 8, Zm-B73-REFERENCE-NAM-5.0, whole genome shotgun sequence contains these proteins:
- the LOC100276883 gene encoding Phytochrome A-associated F-box protein, which translates into the protein MDEQQAEEGESARVKRTPEEGSSPLSALADDVLLQILGRLEADPRDWARASCASPRLAALLRAACLPPRLSRALPAELLPAPSPDGAPAAWAALHKLSVCCPGLLRAGVLLEPTDDFGLDLDIGPDVPIYARTDASSAEGFEATATSRHSGTIVAAGSAPRAGESANVAAWSLYDDLYLDAAYDCSSELQIPPAAAAVEPAPPAPVAAIRDVEEATTTNAVSCGVARRGVVAGSRLHPRRWLGTVGAHLASGSWTLSREQGNKLLASRFRGDRLYLCDWPGCVHKEERRKYMVFRGVFHNFARSQVRRALRDTRRPTVAVECAFCGCKETWDLYSAFCLRSFYGYHDDGEPVVRAYVCENGHVAGAWTDRPLYS